The genome window CCTTCCAGGACAGGCTCTCGGTGACCACCCAGCTCATCGCTTACAAGGACGGGAACGCCGTTGGACAGCTGGTCCCCGAAAGATGTTTCTACCAGAACCGTGAAGACCAGCCCACCAGCGAGGTGTCGATCCTCAGCGACTGGAAGGAGGACCTGTACGTGGCCCTCACCGGGTACAACCGGGACGGGCGAGCCAGTTTCAGGGTCCTGGTCAACCCCTTTGTGCCGTGGTTGTGGTACGGTGGATATGTTGCCGCTTTTGGCGTGGCCGTCGCCGTCTGGCCGCGGAGAAGGAAAAAAGCTGAGCCGTCGGAAGCAAGGGGGGGCGTCGCGCCATGAATATCTGGACATCCTTTTTCCTGGTCCTGTCAGCGGTGGCCCTTGCTTACCCTTTCCTCTCTAACGACGGCAAGCCCGACGGCGTTGCCGGATCGGCCCCATTGGAGGCCCACGGGGACTGGAACGAAGAAGAGGTCGATCTCGATCTTGCTTCCGGACGGTTGAGCCGGGCAGATCACGAGATCATGGGGGAGCGGGAAAAGAGCGCATCTGACGATGTGCCCTGAGCCGCGAGGTGGATGATGGGAGCCTTCCTGAGAGGTCGACAGCTCAGTAAACGGTACGGCCCCATCCACGCCCTGCGGGGAGTGGACCTATCCGTGGCCAGGGGGGGGTCCCTGGTCCTTCTCGGCCCGAACGGGGCAGGAAAGAGTACCCTGCTGGGCATTCTCGCCGGTCGGATCAGGCCCACGGAGGGTTCCGTTGTCCTGGAGGGCGGCGAGATCCGGTCCGGCACTGCGGCACGGACCAGGACCGGCTACCTGGCACACGCCTCCCTCCTCTACCCTGGATTGACTGCCCTGGAGAACCTCCGGTTCACAGGTCAGCTTTACGGGGTCAAAACTCCTTTGGCACGGGCCGAGGAGCTCCTCGATTTCGTGGGGCTGACCAGGCGCGGGGACGATCGGGTGGGAGGCTTTTCCCGGGGCATGCAGCAGCGCCTTTCCATCGCGAGGGCCCTGGTCCACGACCCCGAGCTTATCCTCCTCGACGAACCGTTCTCGGGCCTGGACTACCACTCTTCCCGGTCCTTTGCCGACGACCTGGCCCATCTCAGGGACGGCAGGAGAACCATTGTCGTTGCCACCCACGACATGGATGCGGTGAGCATCATGGGGGAGGATGTCGCTGTCATGGACCGGGGCCGGATCGTTCACCTGGGAGCGGCTCCCGAAGACGTCAGGGGGCTGTACACGGGCCTGCTCGGTCAGGAGGGGTCGTGAGGGTCGCCCTGGCTATCTTCCGCAAGGACCTCGCCCTGGAGTTCCGTGGAGGAGAGGTCGTGGTTACCCTGGCGGTCTTCTCCTTCCTGATCCTGACCCTTTTCTCTTTCACGGCGGTGCCGGGGTCCCGGGCGCCGAGGGAGATGGCGCCCGGAATCTTCTGGATCGCCTGCCTCTTCGCCGGCATCCTCGGCCTGGGAAGGAACTTCGACCGGGAGCGGGAGAACAGCTGCTTCACGGCTCTCCTGCTGGCGCCTTGTGACCGTGTCCAGGTCTACCTTGGGAAATGTTTTTCAACCCTGGCTTTCATGGTCCTCTTTCAGGCGGCCCTGTGGCCGCTGTTCGGCGTTCTTTACGGTTACAGCCCCGTCAGGGGGGCAGTAACCGCGTGGATGGGGATACTCCTCGGGGATATCGGATTTGTGGCCCTGGGGGTCATCCTATCGGCGGTCACCATCCACGTGCGGGGCAGGGAGATCATCCTCCCCCTCCTCCTGTTGCCCCTCTGCCTGCCGGTCCTGGTGGGAGGGGTCCGGATCATCTCCCTTGCCGTGGAAGGCGCGCCCTTCGGCGGGGCCGCTCTCTGGATGGGGCGTCTTGCGGCCTTCGATGTGATCTT of bacterium contains these proteins:
- a CDS encoding ABC transporter ATP-binding protein → MMGAFLRGRQLSKRYGPIHALRGVDLSVARGGSLVLLGPNGAGKSTLLGILAGRIRPTEGSVVLEGGEIRSGTAARTRTGYLAHASLLYPGLTALENLRFTGQLYGVKTPLARAEELLDFVGLTRRGDDRVGGFSRGMQQRLSIARALVHDPELILLDEPFSGLDYHSSRSFADDLAHLRDGRRTIVVATHDMDAVSIMGEDVAVMDRGRIVHLGAAPEDVRGLYTGLLGQEGS
- a CDS encoding heme exporter protein CcmB produces the protein MRVALAIFRKDLALEFRGGEVVVTLAVFSFLILTLFSFTAVPGSRAPREMAPGIFWIACLFAGILGLGRNFDRERENSCFTALLLAPCDRVQVYLGKCFSTLAFMVLFQAALWPLFGVLYGYSPVRGAVTAWMGILLGDIGFVALGVILSAVTIHVRGREIILPLLLLPLCLPVLVGGVRIISLAVEGAPFGGAALWMGRLAAFDVIFLVLGSLLFPLVVEE